TCGAAGATCTGGGCCGCCGTCATCGCGCCGAGCGTATAGGTCGGGAAATAGCCCCAGCCGCCGGAGGGCCAGTGGATGTCCTGCAGGCAGCCGACCCGGTCGTCGGGCACGGTGACCCCGAGCAGGGACTTCATCCCCGCATTCCAGGCGGCAGGCAATTCGGCGAGCGGCATCTCGTTGGCGATCAGCGCCTTCTCCAGCCGGTAGCGCAGGATGACATGGGCCGGATAGGTCACCTCGTCGGCATCGACGCGGATGAAGCCGGGCTCGACGCGCGTATAACGGTGCCACATCGCCTCGGTCTCCCAGGCGGGGCCGGCGCCGCCGAAGCTATCGCGCATCAGCGGCGCGGCAAAGGCGAGGAACTGGCGCGAGCGGCAGGCCTGCATCTCCATCAGCAGCGACTGGCTTTCATGGATGCTCATGCCGCGCGCGGCGCCGACCGGCTGGTTCATATGGCCCTGCGGCCGGCCCTGCTCGTAGAGCGCATGGCCTGTCTCGTGCAACACGCCCATCAGCGCCTTGGTGAAGTCGGCCTCGTCGTAGCGCGTGGTGATGCGCACATCGTTGTCGGCACCGCCGCAGAAGGGATGGGTCGAGATGTCGAGCCGCCCGCGCTCGAAATCGTAGCCTAGCGCTGCCATCAGGCGCAGGCCGAGCGCGCGCTGTGTCTCGGTCGCGAACGGACCTTCGAGCGCCGGCAGCGCCGGCCGGCGCGCCTGCACCGCCATCGCTTCCTGTGTGAAGCCGGGCAGGAAGGCGGCGAGATCGTCGAAGAGCCCGTCGATCTTTGCCGAGCTGCCGCCTGGCTCATAATCGTTGAGCAGGGCGTCGTAGGGCGAGACGCCGAGCTTCTCGCCCTTGGCCTTGCCGATCTGGCGCTGGAGGTTCAGCACCTCGGCGAGATAGGGCAGCAATCCCGCGAAATCGGAATCGGCCCGTGCCTGCCGCCAGCGCATCTCGCAGGCCGAGACCGCCTTGCTCGATGCCTCGACGAGATCGGCGGGCAGGGCGGTGTCGACTGTCCAGACGCGCCTGATCTCGCGCAGGTTTGCCTTCTCCCAGGCGCCGAGGCCGCCGTCGTTTTCGGCCTCCGCGAGCCAGCCGCCGATGTGGGCGTCCGTCGCCATGCCGTGGCGCATCACATGCAGCAGCGCCATGCTTTCGGCCCGCGTCTCGGCGGCGCCCTTCGGCATCATCGTGTCGTTGTCCCATTGCAGGATGCCGACGGCGTTGGAGAGCGCGGCGATGCGGCCGAAATGGGCGGCGAGGTCGGAATAGGCGGTCATGTCTCGGCGTTTCTCGCGATTCTACGGGGCTTGATATCGCACGCGGTCACCCCCGGCGACCGGAGGGAGACCCGGGGTCCATGCCGGAGTGCTTCCGAAGAAGCTTTAGGCGTGGATCCCGGGTCTTCGCTTCGCTACGCCCGGGATGACCCGGGCAGCCTGTGGCTGCCTCAGGCGAACAGCTTGGAATACTGCCGCGGCTGCGAGCGGAGATACTGGTTCGGCGCCTTGACGCTGGCGCCGAGCTCGGCCGCCGCATGCCAGGGCCAGCGCGGATTGTAGAGGATGCCGCGCGCCAGCCCGATGAGATCGGCTTCGCCGGTGCCGACGATCGCCTCGGCCTGCTCCGGGTCAGTGATCAGGCCGACGGCGATCGTGGTGATTCCCGTTGCCTGCTTCACGGCCCGCGCGAGCGGAACCTGGTAGCTCGGGCCGAGCGGGATCTTCTGGGCGGCCGAGAGGCCGCCGCTGGAGACATGGATGAAGTCGGCGCCGCGCGCCTTGGCTGCCTCGGAGAAGGTGATGCTGTCCTCGATATCCCAGCCGCCTTCGACCCAGTCGGTGCCGGAGATGCGGAAGCCGACCGGGAAACCCGCCGGCACCACCGCGCGCACCGCGTCCAGGACTTCCAGCGGGAAGCGCATGCGGTTCTCGAGCGAGCCGCCATATTCGTCCTCGCGCCTGTTCGAGAGCGGCGAGAGGAACTGGTGCATCAGATAGCCGTGCGCGCCGTGCAGTTCGATGGCTGCCAGACCGAGCCGGACGCTCCGTCGTGCCGAATCCGCGAAGGCCTCGCAGAGCCGCGCGATGTCGTCCTTGGTGAGGGCACGCGGCGACCGCGGATAGGTCTCGAAGCCGATCGTTGAAGGTGCATGTACCGTCCAACCGCCCTCGTCGAGGCCGAGCTGGCCGCCGCCGTTCCAGGGCTGCGCGACGGAGGCCTTGCGCCCCGCATGCGCCAATTGGATCGCGATCGGCATGTCCGACCAGGCGCGGGCGGATTGCAGCGCCTTGCCCAAGGCCGCTTCCGTCTCCTCCGACCACAGGCCGAGATCGAAGGGGCTGATGCGTCCGTCCGGCTCTACGGCCGTGGCCTCGATGACGAGGAGCGCGGCGCCTGACAGTGCGAGGTGGCCGAGATGGATGGTGTGCCAGTCCGTGGCGCAGCCATCCTGCGCCGAATACTGGCACATCGGCGCGATGATGATGCGGTTGGCGAGCGTGAGGCCGCCAAGCTGATAGGGGCTGAAGAGCTGACTCATGTCGGGAGAACTTCTCGAAGAGGGCGCGTTTTCGGGCGCAGTCTAGAAGCGCTTGGCCGTGCGAAGCCAGAGGCGCGCGCGCAAAAGCGATGCGCGCTCAGGGCGGCGCTCCTCACGATTCCGCGCTTCTTATTGTGCAACCGCGAAATCGCCGTAATCTGATATACTATAAGCAGGCTTACGTTCTTGGAGATCGGTGTATGAAGCGACCCTTGCGGCGGGAATTCATGTTCCAGCTCGTCGAAACCTCCCGTCTGCTGCGGACCTATGTCGATCAGCGTGCCCGCCAGCACGGCACGACACGGGCGCAATGGGGCGTGATGGCTCGTTTGCGACGGCAGGAGGGGCTGAATCAGGCGGCTCTCGCCGAGCAGATGGATTTGCAGCCGATTTCACTCGCGCGCCTGCTCGATCGCCTGCAGGGGCAGAACCTGATCGAGCGCCGCGAGGACCCGGCCGACCGGCGTGCCTATCGGCTCTACCTGACCCCGGAAGGCCGGGCGCTGGTCGACGATCTCGATCAGGTGCGCACCGCGATCGCGCAGGAGGTGCTGGGCAGCGTCGAGGAGAGTTCGATTCTTGCCGCGCTGGAGGCGTTGGCCGCCATCCGCGAGCAGACCCGTCCCCAGCGGGAAGACAAGCTGCAAGTGCCGGCTGTTGCCGGCCGGACCGCCTGAACGAGTGGAGAGAACATGAAGCGTTCAGGACTTATCGTCGGTCTGGTTCTCGTCGCGGCTGCTGCCGCGGGCGTCTGGTATGTGCGTTCCCGCGCACCCGAAGGCGCGCAGACGGCCCGCAATCGTGGTGACGGCGCGGCTGTCGCGATCGTCTCCGCCGCTGCCGTCCAGGCTGACTTCCCGGTGCGCAAGCGCGCGATCGGCTTCGTCGAGACGCCGGCGAGCGTCGTGGTGCGCTCGCGCATCGACAGCCAGATCATGGCCCAGCACGTCACCGACGGGCAGTTCGTCAAGGCCGGAGACCTGCTCTTCACCCTCGACGACCGCGACATCAAGGCTCAGATCGCCAAGGATGAGGCGATGCTCGCGCGCGACGAGGCGACCCATACCCGCAACGTCGCCGATCTCGAGCGCTACAAGCAGCTCTTCATCCGCAATGCCGGCACGCAGGCGCAGGTCGATCAGGCGACCGCGGACGAGCGCAGCTCCGCGGCCAGCATCCAGGGCGACCATGCCACGCTCGATGCCGACCGGCTCAAGCTCGGCTATACGCGGATCACGGCACCGATCGAGGGCCGCATCGGCGCGGTCCAGGTCACGCCGGGCAACCTGGTCAGCGCCAATGCCAGCAACAGCAGCGGCGCCACCGGCCTGCTGACGATCACGCAGATGAAGCCGCTGCGCGTCTCCTTCGCCATGCCGGAGAATGAGCTGCCGACCCTGCACGGTGCGCTGGCCGCCGCCAAGCCCGTGCCGGTGACGGCCCGTGTGCCGAATTCGGGCCGCCCGCCGGTGGAGGGCAGGCTCAATTTCGTCGATTCGACGGTCGACATCACCTCTGGAACCATCACCGCCAAGGCCGCCTTCACCAATGACGACCTCACGCTCTGGCCCGGCCAGTATGTCGACGTCGAGATCATTCCGGAAACGCTGACCGGCGTCACCGTGATCCCCACCGTCGCGGTCCAGACCGGGCAGCAGGGGCCCTATGCCTTCGTCATCAAGCCGGATTCGACCGTCGACCTACGCCAGATCAAGGTCGCGCTCAGCGACGGCGACAAGACGGCGTTGACCGAGGGCATCGCTCCGGGCGAGCGGGTCGTCACCGACGGACAGATGCGTCTGAAGCAGGGCACGCGGGTGCGGGAGCGTGCCGCGACGAGCGAGAAGCCGCCGCAAAGCACGCCGGTGGCGGAAGGCGCACGCTCATGAACATCTCGGCCTTCTGCATCAAGCACCCCGTCGCCACCATCCTGATGTCGGTCTCGCTGGTGCTGGCGGGGCTCTTCGCCTGGCGCTTCCTGCCGGTGGCGGCCTTGCCGCGCGCCGAGTTCCCGGTCGTCAACGTCTCCGCCCAATTGCCCGGCGCCTCGCCGGACACCATGGCGACGTCGGTCGCGACGCCGCTGGTCAAGCAGTTCGGCACCATCGCCGGCATCGACTCGATCTCGACCACGAACTCGCAGGGCTCGACCTCGATCGCGATCCAGTTCGTGCTGAACCGCGACATCGACGCCGCGGCCGCCGACGTGCAGGCTGCGATCACCCGCACCCAGCGGCAACTGCCGATCGAGATGACGACGCCGCCGAGCTACCGCAAGGTGAACCCGGCCGATGCGCCGATCATCCTGATGGCGCTGAAGAGCGATGTGGTGCCGCTCTCGCAGCTCGACGCCTTCGCCCAGCAGGTGATCTCGCCGGCCCTCTCGACCGTCGACGGCGTCGCCCAGGTCCTGATCTGGGGCAGCCAGAAATACGCGGTGCGCATCCAGATCGATCCGACCGCGCTGGCCGCGCGCGGCATCGGCCTCGATGAATTGCAGCTCGCGATCACCGCGACCAATGCCAATACGCCGGTCGGCACGATCCAGAACACGGCCCAGCAACTCACCATCCAGGCGCAGACCCAGCTCGCCAACGCCGCCCAGTTCTCCAACGTCATCATCGCGACGCGCGCGGGCAAGCCGGTCAGGCTCGGCGATGTCGCCAAGGTGATCGACTCCGTCGAGAATACCCAGACGCGCAGCACCTATGACGGCGTGCCGGCGATCGTGCTGGCGGTGCAGCGTCAGCCCGACGCCAACACCGTGGAAGTCGTCGACCGCGTCAAGGCGATGATCCCGGCTTTCGAGGAGCAGCTGCCGGCCGCCGCCTCGCTTTCGCTGCTCAACGACCGCTCGACCTCGATCCGCCAGGCCGTGGACGATGTGCAGCTCACCCTGCTGCTCACCATCGCCCTGGTGATCATGGTGATCTTCGCCTTCCTGCGCCGCGTCGCCGCGACCTTCATCCCGGCAGTGGCGGTTCCGATCTCCATCATCGCGACGCTTGCGGCGATGTATCTCCTCGATTTCTCGATCGACAACATCTCGCTGCTCGGCCTCACGCTATCGGTCGGCCTCGTCGTCGACGACGCCATCGTCATGCTGGAGAACATCGTCCGGCACATGGAGGAGGACGGGCTCTCGGCCTATGAGGCATCGCTGAAGGGCGCGAGCGAGATCGGCTTCACCATCATCTCGATCTCGCTCTCGCTGGTCGCGGTCTTCATTCCCGTGCTGCTCATGGGCGGCGTCATCGGCCGCATCTTCAACGAGTTCGCCGTGGTGGTGACGGTCTCGATCCTCGCCTCCGCCTTCGTCTCGCTGACGCTGACGCCGATGCTGTGCTCGCGCCTGCTCTCGGGCTACTCCGAGCATCATCAGGAGAACGCGCTCGGCCGCTGGCTTGAGAAAGGCTTCGACGCGATCCTCGCGGGCTATGATCGCGGGCTGAAATTCTGCCTGCGCTTCCAGCCGCTGATGCTCCTGGCCTTCTTCCTCACCATGGCCGGCACGGTCTGGCTGCTTCAGACGGCACCGAAGGGCTTCTTCCCGCAGGAGGACATCGGCCAGCTCCAGGTTTCGACCGAGGCCCGGCAGGACATCTCCTTTGATGCAATGCTGAAGCTGCAGGCCGAGGTCGCCGATATCTTCCGCAAGTCGCCCTATGTCGCGCATGTCGCTTCGTCGGTGGGCGGCAATGGCGGCGGCGGCAGCGCGCTGAACTCCGGGCGCCTCTTCGTCGAGCTGAAGCCGCTGGACGAGCGCCCCAAGCTGCCGCATGTTCTCGCCTCGCTCCGTCGTGACCTCGCCCAGGTGGCGGGCATCAACACCTACATGGTGCCGGTGCAGAACCTGAACATCGGCGCGCGCTCCTCGAAGAGCCAGTATCAGCTCGTCGTTCAGGGGCTGGACCAGGCGCTGATGAACGACTGGTCCTTGCGGCTGGCTGACGCCATGAGCCGTGACCGGGAGGTTTTCGCCGACGTCACCACCGATCTGCAGAACAACGCCTTGCAGGCCACGCTCACGGTCGACCGCGACAAGGCTAATGCGCTGGGCATCGGTGCCGACATCCTGCGCTCGACGCTCTATTCGGGCTTCGGCGTCCGGCAGGTCTCGACGATCTATACGACTGGCGACAACTACAACGTCGTCATCGAGTTCAATCCGAACGAGCATTGGACGCCGGAGCGGCTGAACGCGATTCGCGTTCGCACCAAGAACGGCAATCTGGTGCCGTTCGGCGCTTTCGCCCGGATCGAGCGCACGGCAGGCCAGCTCACGGTCAACCAGCTCGGCCAGCTCCCGGCGGTCACGATCTCCTACAATCTGCCGCCCGGCGTCGCGCTCGGCGACAGCGTCAACCGCATCAATGCGCTCAAGGAGCAGATCGGCCTGCCGAAGTCGCTTTCGACCACGCTCGCCGGCACCGCCAAGACCTTCCAGGATTCGCTGGCGAACCAGGGGCTGCTGATCGCGGGCGCGATCCTGACGATCTACATCGTGCTCGGCATCCTCTACGAGAGCTTCATCCACCCGCTGACGATCCTGACCGGCTTGCCATCCGCCGCGATCGGCGCGCTCGGGGCGCTCAGGCTCTTCGACATGGATCTCTCGGTCATCGCCATCATCGGCCTGCTGATGCTGATCGGCATCGTCAAGAAGAACGCGATTATGATGATCGACGTCGCCCTCTTGCTCCTGCGGGAGGGCAAGAGCGCGCAGGAGGCGATCCATCAGGCCTGCGTGATGCGTTTCCGGCCGATCCTGATGACGACGCTGGCGGCGCTGATGGGTACGCTGCCGATCGCGCTCGGCGCGGGCGCCAGCGCGGAGCTGCGCCAGCCGCTCGGTATCGCGGTGGTCGGCGGCCTGATGATCTCGCAGGTGCTGACGCTGTTCATCACGCCCGTCCTGTTCCTCTACATGGACAGGCTGTCGAACGGGCTCCTCCGGCTCGGTGGCTGGCTGCGCGGCAGCAAGCAGGATCCGGCGCAGATCAGCCATCCGGCTGAGTGAAAAACTGGCTCATGCCCTGGGCGTGAGCCAGCCGACATAGCGCACGAGCAGACCGAAGATCGGCAGCGTCAACTTCACGTCGAAATGGAAGCGGCCCTGCGTATCCACACTCTCGGTCGCCTCCGATCGCGGCAGCAGGAAGCGGGGCAGGGGTAGACCCAGCATCCGAGCGGCGGCGACGGGGAGCCTGAGTTCGCCGTTCCCGGCCGTGACATCGAGGCGGAAGCTCACGGGGCCAAAGCGCTCACGCAAACAGCCGCCCCGGTCGAGGTCGAGGTCGAGACGGGACGAGAAGCGACAGCCGCCGAAATTGCGGGTCCAGATCTCCGCCGCGCCGCCTTCCATGGCGGTGCGCTCGACACTGACAGTCACCGGCACGTCGTCTGTGGCTTCGGGCAAGCCGATGATGCGCCGCAGCAGCCAGGCGACCGGGCTCTTGCCGTTCTCCACCCGGGCGCGACCTCGCCAGACGGGATAGCCCTCGGCGCCGTGGAAGGCCTGCAAAGGCCCAGGCAGTGCAGAGAAGGTGGCGGTGTCCAATGCCCGCTGCAGCAGCGCGGGGCCATGCGCTTTGCTTTCGATGTGCGTCGTGATCGCATAGGGAGCCAGTTCGGCCTCGATCTCCCTGAGCGTCAGTGCTCCGGCCGCCGGGCGAGCCCCCGCTTCGAGCGCCCCCCGCATGAGCGCGCGCAACGCCGCAGCCGCAGCTAGCGTCGGGACCTGAGGCCCGTCGCCCTGTTCGGCCAGCAATGACCAGCGCGCCTGGCGCAGAATGCCGTCGTCATCGAGCCCGGTCACCGTGACCAGCATGCCGCCACGATTGGATGTCGTGGCCTGCGTCAGCCTGCGCGCAGCCAGGAGGGCAGGGATCAACCCGTCAAGGGATCTGATGAGTCCTGTCCGACGCAACCACGCCAGCGCCATCAGCCCCCATTGCTCGATATGCGACTCAAGGCCGGCATGAAATCCGATCCGCGAGGCGACGCCGAGTCGTGGGCCGAGCCATTGCACATCGACCGTCTCGACCGCCGCCACACGCTGCCGCCGCAGCCGGGGCATGGCGATAACCCGGCTGTCGAGCCAGCCTGTCGTCTCCTGCAACTCGCCTTCGCGCCAGACCGGAACCGGTCGCCCTGCGTAGCTCAGGATCGCCGCAATGACCGCCTCGCCGACTTCGCTGCGCCCGCCCGGTGTGATCGCGATGTCGATCGCATCGATCCGCTTCCAGCCGCCTGTGATCGCCGCGACTGCGGCGGTGGACAGGGCCGGAGTCGAACTTGCTCCGGCAAGCGCCACCAGCCCGCGCGAGCGCGCGATTTCGTCGAGCACCGGGCCATAGCCGAGGATGTAGTCTCGCGCATCGGCGAGGTCGACGACATGGGCGCCGGCTTCGAGCGCGGCACGCGGCACGTCGTAGCTGGCGCCCTGGAACGGCCCTGAGGCGTCGATGACCAGCCACGGCGCGATCTCGGTGAGGCGATCGGCAAGGCCGTTTCGATGATCGAGCCCGATCCCGGAGACCGTCGTCCCCGGCGCGGCGCGGATGGCCCGCGCCGCGGCCTGAGCCTTGTCGGCGTCGCGCGAGGTCACGATGAGATCAAGCCCTTCCGTCCGGGCGAGATGATGTGCGAGCCGACGGCCGAAAACGCCGGTCCCACCGATCAGGAGCACGCGCCGCCGGCCCATCATGTCTCCGGCAGGGGGAACCGATGGCGCTGGGCCGGATCGGGCATCTCGCAGGCGGTCTTTTGCCCGAAGAGGCGGTAGCGGTTGCGCGCGACACGGTCGTAGAGCCAGTCCCGCAAGGGTTTCGGCAAGAGGAGCCCCGCCAGCAGCAGCCGCGCCGGCCCGTCGAGGTGGTCGAGCAGCGCCAGCACCCCGTCGGATTTCGCGAGCGCCTGGCCGTTTTCGATGAAGAGGAAGCTTTCAGGCGTATCGGGGTCGATGCCATTCGCCAGCGCCAGGGATCGCCCCTCGCGCGACTGGATCGCAACGAAGCGGATCGCATGGTCGCGCTCATGCTTCAGCGTGTAACGCACCCCGCCGGAACAAAGCACGCAGACGCCGTCATAGAGCCAGATCGGCGCGGCGCTCATATGTGCTGATCCCGGTAGCGGCCGCTCTGGTAGATCAAGCTCCCAGAGGTCGGACGAGGGTGCTCTGTGAATTCCGGGTTGAGTCCGGAAGACGTGCAGTTCGCTGCGGCCTCAGGCGGCGTCGAGGCCGTAGAGCGAGTGCAGCGTGCGCACCGCGAGTTCGGTATAGGCCGCGTCGATCAGGACCGAGAACTTGATCTCGGAGGTGGTGATGGCGCGGATGTTGATGCCCTTCTCGGCGAGCGCCCGGAAGGCGCGGGCCGCGACGCCCGCATGCGAGCGCATGCCGACGCCGATCGCCGAGATCTTCACCACGTCGGTGGCGCCCTGGATCTCCTGATAGGCGATCACGTCGTGCTTGCTCTCGAGCAGCGTCTTGGCGCGCTCGTAATCGGCTGTCGGCACGGTGAAGGTGATGTCGGTCGTCGCCTGGTCGTCCGAGACGACCTGGATGATCATGTCGACATTGATGTTGGCATCGGCGAGCGGGCCGAAGATCGCGGCGGCGACGCCGGGCTTGTCGGCCACGCGCCGAAGCGTGATCTGGGCTTCGTCCCGGGAGAAGGCGATGCCGGTGACGATCTGCTGTTCCACGATGTCGTCCTCGTCGCAGATGAGGGTGCCAGGATTGGGGTTTTCGGGGTCGTCGAAGGAGGAGCGCACATAGGTCGGCACGCGATGCAGCATCGCGATCTCGACCGAGCGCACCTGCAGCACCTTGGAGCCGAGCGAGGCCATTTCGAGCATTTCCTCGAAGGAGACCCTGTCCATGCGCTTGGCCTTGGGGACGATGCGCGGATCGGTGGTGTAGACGCCGTCGACATCGGTGTAGATGTCGCAGCGATCGGCCTTGAGGCCGGCGGCGAGCGCCACCGCGCTGGTGTCCGAGCCGCCGCGGCCGAGCGTGACGATGCGGTGCGTGCGCGGATTGACGCCCTGGAAGCCCGAGCAGACCGCGATCTCGCGGTTGCGGTCGAACCCGGCGAGGATGCCGGCGCCGTCGACGCCCTCGATCCGGGCCGAGCCATGCGCGTCGGAGCCGTAGAGCGGAATCTGCCAGCCCTGCCATGAGCGGGCGGGTAGACCCATCTCCTGCAGCACGATTGCCATCAGCCCGGAGGTGACCTGCTCGCCCGAGGCGACGACGGTGTCGTACTCGGCGTGGTCGTAGAGCGGCGACGCTTCCTTGCACCAGGCGACGAGTTCGTTGGTCTTGCCCGACATCGCCGAGACGACGATCGCGACCTCGTTGCCGGCCTCGAACTCGCGTTTGACGTGCCGCGCCGCGTTCTTGATGCGCTCGACAGTGGCGACTGAGGTGCCACCGAATTTCATCACCAGACGGGCCATGACGGTCTTTTCGGCTCTCGATAGCTGCCCCCGACGGTAAGGCCGGGTCGAAAACTCGCCCTCGCACTGGCGGCGGGGCGGGTGTAGATGACGGGCGGCAGGCGCGGTGTCAATGCGGCATCGCATAAACGAAGGACCGGTTCATGGCGGCTGCGAGTGAGCGCACAGGCTCGACGATCGACCCGGCCGAGGTCGCGCGCTTCGATGCGATCGCGCGCGACTGGTGGGATCCGAAGGGGCCGATGGCCGTCCTGCACAAGTTCAATCCGGTCCGGCTC
Above is a genomic segment from Bosea sp. NBC_00550 containing:
- a CDS encoding SDR family oxidoreductase, producing the protein MGRRRVLLIGGTGVFGRRLAHHLARTEGLDLIVTSRDADKAQAAARAIRAAPGTTVSGIGLDHRNGLADRLTEIAPWLVIDASGPFQGASYDVPRAALEAGAHVVDLADARDYILGYGPVLDEIARSRGLVALAGASSTPALSTAAVAAITGGWKRIDAIDIAITPGGRSEVGEAVIAAILSYAGRPVPVWREGELQETTGWLDSRVIAMPRLRRQRVAAVETVDVQWLGPRLGVASRIGFHAGLESHIEQWGLMALAWLRRTGLIRSLDGLIPALLAARRLTQATTSNRGGMLVTVTGLDDDGILRQARWSLLAEQGDGPQVPTLAAAAALRALMRGALEAGARPAAGALTLREIEAELAPYAITTHIESKAHGPALLQRALDTATFSALPGPLQAFHGAEGYPVWRGRARVENGKSPVAWLLRRIIGLPEATDDVPVTVSVERTAMEGGAAEIWTRNFGGCRFSSRLDLDLDRGGCLRERFGPVSFRLDVTAGNGELRLPVAAARMLGLPLPRFLLPRSEATESVDTQGRFHFDVKLTLPIFGLLVRYVGWLTPRA
- a CDS encoding thiol-disulfide oxidoreductase DCC family protein: MSAAPIWLYDGVCVLCSGGVRYTLKHERDHAIRFVAIQSREGRSLALANGIDPDTPESFLFIENGQALAKSDGVLALLDHLDGPARLLLAGLLLPKPLRDWLYDRVARNRYRLFGQKTACEMPDPAQRHRFPLPET
- a CDS encoding MarR family winged helix-turn-helix transcriptional regulator, producing the protein MKRPLRREFMFQLVETSRLLRTYVDQRARQHGTTRAQWGVMARLRRQEGLNQAALAEQMDLQPISLARLLDRLQGQNLIERREDPADRRAYRLYLTPEGRALVDDLDQVRTAIAQEVLGSVEESSILAALEALAAIREQTRPQREDKLQVPAVAGRTA
- a CDS encoding efflux RND transporter periplasmic adaptor subunit, with the translated sequence MKRSGLIVGLVLVAAAAAGVWYVRSRAPEGAQTARNRGDGAAVAIVSAAAVQADFPVRKRAIGFVETPASVVVRSRIDSQIMAQHVTDGQFVKAGDLLFTLDDRDIKAQIAKDEAMLARDEATHTRNVADLERYKQLFIRNAGTQAQVDQATADERSSAASIQGDHATLDADRLKLGYTRITAPIEGRIGAVQVTPGNLVSANASNSSGATGLLTITQMKPLRVSFAMPENELPTLHGALAAAKPVPVTARVPNSGRPPVEGRLNFVDSTVDITSGTITAKAAFTNDDLTLWPGQYVDVEIIPETLTGVTVIPTVAVQTGQQGPYAFVIKPDSTVDLRQIKVALSDGDKTALTEGIAPGERVVTDGQMRLKQGTRVRERAATSEKPPQSTPVAEGARS
- a CDS encoding NADH:flavin oxidoreductase/NADH oxidase, which translates into the protein MSQLFSPYQLGGLTLANRIIIAPMCQYSAQDGCATDWHTIHLGHLALSGAALLVIEATAVEPDGRISPFDLGLWSEETEAALGKALQSARAWSDMPIAIQLAHAGRKASVAQPWNGGGQLGLDEGGWTVHAPSTIGFETYPRSPRALTKDDIARLCEAFADSARRSVRLGLAAIELHGAHGYLMHQFLSPLSNRREDEYGGSLENRMRFPLEVLDAVRAVVPAGFPVGFRISGTDWVEGGWDIEDSITFSEAAKARGADFIHVSSGGLSAAQKIPLGPSYQVPLARAVKQATGITTIAVGLITDPEQAEAIVGTGEADLIGLARGILYNPRWPWHAAAELGASVKAPNQYLRSQPRQYSKLFA
- a CDS encoding efflux RND transporter permease subunit; amino-acid sequence: MNISAFCIKHPVATILMSVSLVLAGLFAWRFLPVAALPRAEFPVVNVSAQLPGASPDTMATSVATPLVKQFGTIAGIDSISTTNSQGSTSIAIQFVLNRDIDAAAADVQAAITRTQRQLPIEMTTPPSYRKVNPADAPIILMALKSDVVPLSQLDAFAQQVISPALSTVDGVAQVLIWGSQKYAVRIQIDPTALAARGIGLDELQLAITATNANTPVGTIQNTAQQLTIQAQTQLANAAQFSNVIIATRAGKPVRLGDVAKVIDSVENTQTRSTYDGVPAIVLAVQRQPDANTVEVVDRVKAMIPAFEEQLPAAASLSLLNDRSTSIRQAVDDVQLTLLLTIALVIMVIFAFLRRVAATFIPAVAVPISIIATLAAMYLLDFSIDNISLLGLTLSVGLVVDDAIVMLENIVRHMEEDGLSAYEASLKGASEIGFTIISISLSLVAVFIPVLLMGGVIGRIFNEFAVVVTVSILASAFVSLTLTPMLCSRLLSGYSEHHQENALGRWLEKGFDAILAGYDRGLKFCLRFQPLMLLAFFLTMAGTVWLLQTAPKGFFPQEDIGQLQVSTEARQDISFDAMLKLQAEVADIFRKSPYVAHVASSVGGNGGGGSALNSGRLFVELKPLDERPKLPHVLASLRRDLAQVAGINTYMVPVQNLNIGARSSKSQYQLVVQGLDQALMNDWSLRLADAMSRDREVFADVTTDLQNNALQATLTVDRDKANALGIGADILRSTLYSGFGVRQVSTIYTTGDNYNVVIEFNPNEHWTPERLNAIRVRTKNGNLVPFGAFARIERTAGQLTVNQLGQLPAVTISYNLPPGVALGDSVNRINALKEQIGLPKSLSTTLAGTAKTFQDSLANQGLLIAGAILTIYIVLGILYESFIHPLTILTGLPSAAIGALGALRLFDMDLSVIAIIGLLMLIGIVKKNAIMMIDVALLLLREGKSAQEAIHQACVMRFRPILMTTLAALMGTLPIALGAGASAELRQPLGIAVVGGLMISQVLTLFITPVLFLYMDRLSNGLLRLGGWLRGSKQDPAQISHPAE
- a CDS encoding aspartate kinase encodes the protein MARLVMKFGGTSVATVERIKNAARHVKREFEAGNEVAIVVSAMSGKTNELVAWCKEASPLYDHAEYDTVVASGEQVTSGLMAIVLQEMGLPARSWQGWQIPLYGSDAHGSARIEGVDGAGILAGFDRNREIAVCSGFQGVNPRTHRIVTLGRGGSDTSAVALAAGLKADRCDIYTDVDGVYTTDPRIVPKAKRMDRVSFEEMLEMASLGSKVLQVRSVEIAMLHRVPTYVRSSFDDPENPNPGTLICDEDDIVEQQIVTGIAFSRDEAQITLRRVADKPGVAAAIFGPLADANINVDMIIQVVSDDQATTDITFTVPTADYERAKTLLESKHDVIAYQEIQGATDVVKISAIGVGMRSHAGVAARAFRALAEKGINIRAITTSEIKFSVLIDAAYTELAVRTLHSLYGLDAA
- a CDS encoding carboxypeptidase M32, encoding MTAYSDLAAHFGRIAALSNAVGILQWDNDTMMPKGAAETRAESMALLHVMRHGMATDAHIGGWLAEAENDGGLGAWEKANLREIRRVWTVDTALPADLVEASSKAVSACEMRWRQARADSDFAGLLPYLAEVLNLQRQIGKAKGEKLGVSPYDALLNDYEPGGSSAKIDGLFDDLAAFLPGFTQEAMAVQARRPALPALEGPFATETQRALGLRLMAALGYDFERGRLDISTHPFCGGADNDVRITTRYDEADFTKALMGVLHETGHALYEQGRPQGHMNQPVGAARGMSIHESQSLLMEMQACRSRQFLAFAAPLMRDSFGGAGPAWETEAMWHRYTRVEPGFIRVDADEVTYPAHVILRYRLEKALIANEMPLAELPAAWNAGMKSLLGVTVPDDRVGCLQDIHWPSGGWGYFPTYTLGAMTAAQIFDAACRAEPGILPGIGKGDFGPLVGWLRANIHGKGSLLPTDDLLTEATGRPLDASVFKAHLRRRYIEET